One genomic window of Stomatohabitans albus includes the following:
- a CDS encoding arginine repressor produces MSNASQPVSREDRHRLILSYLSRYDISSQTQLVTYLRSDGVDVRQATISRDLDALGVFKVRLANGDEIYRPPGRPDLSGVLRMYALMIEGSGQLCVVRTPPGSGPPVAAAIDGADLPDVLATIQGDDTVLIIAREPASGHDIAAALNTHIHISPSA; encoded by the coding sequence GTGAGTAATGCCTCTCAACCCGTATCTCGTGAGGATCGGCACCGGCTGATTCTGTCGTATCTCTCTCGCTATGACATCTCTAGCCAAACCCAATTGGTGACGTATCTGCGGAGTGATGGCGTAGATGTCCGTCAAGCCACCATTAGCCGTGACCTTGACGCCCTGGGAGTGTTTAAGGTGCGACTCGCTAACGGAGATGAGATTTATCGGCCACCGGGCCGTCCAGATCTATCCGGTGTACTGCGCATGTACGCCTTGATGATTGAAGGGAGCGGCCAGCTCTGTGTGGTGCGTACCCCACCTGGGTCTGGTCCACCTGTCGCCGCAGCCATCGATGGTGCTGATCTGCCCGATGTACTCGCGACTATTCAAGGTGACGATACGGTTCTCATCATTGCACGTGAGCCAGCAAGCGGTCATGACATCGCTGCCGCGCTTAATACCCATATTCATATTTCCCCGTCAGCATAA
- a CDS encoding acetylornithine transaminase translates to MDSDVLMPTYGQPPITAISGNGCWLTTETGETLLDGYAGIAVSSLGHAHPAMVTAVSEQVRTLAHVSNLIGSEPALALAAKLNAISGWKDGRTFFCNSGTEANEAALKLAHRYGTMRDPKKRHVVSLKNAFHGRTRGSLRITSHSPKTDAFEPLGDWNTQVSDAAELREAVTDSTCAVILEVIQGEGGVVPVDEHLLQTAREQCDHYDALLIIDEVQTGIGRTGAWFGFQTTSVEPDVITLAKGLGGGIPIGAVVAHGKAATAFHHGDHGSTFGGNLVACAAALAVITTIEQEGLLAHVLDMERVLCAGLDAIVADHDLAMSHRGRGLLHALVLSDDVAESVVMRAINHGLLVNNVRPNAIRIAPALTITEHEVTQLLERLGACL, encoded by the coding sequence ATGGATTCTGATGTACTGATGCCGACGTATGGGCAACCACCAATCACTGCTATTTCAGGTAATGGCTGCTGGTTGACTACCGAAACGGGTGAAACACTCCTTGACGGGTATGCCGGCATTGCAGTGAGTTCACTGGGCCATGCCCATCCCGCCATGGTCACTGCCGTATCTGAACAAGTCCGAACCCTGGCCCATGTATCAAACTTGATTGGGAGCGAACCGGCGCTGGCATTGGCTGCCAAACTGAATGCCATCAGCGGGTGGAAGGATGGGCGAACATTCTTCTGTAATAGTGGTACTGAGGCAAATGAGGCAGCACTGAAACTTGCGCACCGATACGGAACAATGCGTGACCCCAAAAAACGTCATGTCGTTTCATTGAAGAATGCCTTTCATGGACGAACTCGCGGTTCGTTGCGGATAACGAGTCATTCGCCAAAAACAGATGCGTTTGAACCCCTCGGGGATTGGAATACACAAGTAAGTGATGCGGCTGAGTTACGTGAAGCGGTCACCGATAGCACGTGCGCAGTCATTCTCGAAGTCATCCAAGGTGAAGGTGGGGTTGTTCCCGTTGACGAACATTTGTTACAAACAGCCCGCGAACAATGCGATCACTATGATGCGTTATTGATCATTGATGAAGTTCAAACGGGTATTGGACGGACCGGAGCGTGGTTTGGATTTCAAACAACCTCAGTAGAACCAGATGTGATAACGCTAGCCAAAGGATTGGGTGGCGGTATCCCTATTGGTGCAGTCGTTGCACACGGCAAGGCAGCGACTGCCTTTCACCACGGTGACCATGGGTCAACCTTTGGAGGCAATCTTGTGGCATGTGCCGCTGCGCTCGCGGTCATCACCACGATTGAACAAGAGGGGCTGCTCGCCCATGTCCTGGACATGGAGCGCGTCTTGTGTGCAGGACTTGATGCCATTGTGGCCGACCATGACTTAGCCATGAGTCATCGTGGACGAGGGCTATTGCATGCTCTTGTGCTCAGTGATGATGTCGCTGAATCTGTTGTGATGCGTGCGATCAACCACGGACTGTTAGTCAATAACGTTCGGCCAAATGCGATTCGTATTGCCCCGGCATTAACGATCACGGAGCACGAAGTGACCCAACTGCTAGAACGATTAGGAGCTTGCCTGTGA